A part of Cystobacter ferrugineus genomic DNA contains:
- a CDS encoding ASCH domain-containing protein, which translates to MAGAVHDDWMQLERFSFGDGPALIDSLLALVLSGAKTATCWAARDGKLTEVGKRMVACDSTGTPRVVLETVALEQAPFDEVDEDFARAEGEGDLTLAWWREAHRAYFERNGGFDPKMLLWCERFRVVRLLQPWRDS; encoded by the coding sequence ATGGCTGGAGCAGTTCACGACGATTGGATGCAGCTCGAGCGCTTCTCGTTCGGCGATGGGCCAGCCTTGATCGACAGCCTTCTCGCCCTGGTGCTGTCGGGCGCGAAGACCGCCACCTGCTGGGCGGCGCGCGACGGCAAGCTCACGGAGGTGGGCAAGCGGATGGTCGCCTGCGACTCCACCGGTACCCCGCGCGTCGTCCTGGAGACCGTCGCGCTCGAACAGGCGCCGTTCGATGAGGTGGACGAGGACTTCGCCCGGGCGGAGGGCGAGGGCGACCTCACGCTTGCCTGGTGGCGCGAGGCCCACCGAGCCTATTTCGAGCGCAACGGTGGCTTCGACCCGAAGATGCTGCTGTGGTGCGAGCGGTTCCGCGTGGTGCGGCTCCTCCAACCGTGGAGGGACTCGTAG
- a CDS encoding serine/threonine-protein kinase — protein MPPSDPPRSAAPLGTQLLAEHFRADAIAREAAVTRFISRVSCLFIVSTLGLNALIGWPRALSVAGLCAVFAVYYGVLSRMLRRGWFHPAIYWVNVVLETTTGAFLFVCDTLFGTAEQALGNPMAVLWTGTIVFTALRGKRSLALFAGGLVAAQTVLLYFLLAWPRLAEPIPLIFSPPMVILRAAYYFVIGWLAALVAGYLTHRAEQALHAVREKELMGKYFLHERLGVGGMAEVFRATYSPEGGFEKQVAIKRILPAYAEDEDFVTLFRREAELGSLLNHPNIVQVLDVGRFGDTYFMAMEHIEGMSLRELLKSHGPLPLAVVAYLGAELGQALDYVHQRTSSEGLPLNLVHRDVNPPNILLSRIGEVKLGDFGVARAAIHVRLTQADRVRGKLGYLAPEQARGQAFDGRADLFALGLTLHEALTGQRVFQGEDASDMVRGAPPPFLVPPSVHRPEVPPALDAALMDLLRWQVAERTHRGQRLREQLCVLTGESAPYPHGQRELGRIVQEALARKEGRVPVRRSEQETRVEYIRSPVSSEQPTAVLPGGGPFANGSPEFPWQEETKQK, from the coding sequence ATGCCCCCCTCCGACCCTCCGCGTAGCGCGGCGCCACTCGGCACACAATTGCTCGCCGAGCACTTCCGGGCGGACGCCATCGCCCGCGAAGCCGCGGTGACCCGGTTCATCAGCCGGGTGTCCTGCCTCTTCATCGTCTCCACGCTCGGGCTGAACGCGCTCATCGGCTGGCCCCGCGCCCTGTCCGTGGCGGGCCTGTGTGCCGTCTTCGCCGTCTACTACGGGGTGTTGTCCCGGATGCTGCGGCGAGGCTGGTTCCACCCCGCCATCTACTGGGTCAACGTCGTCCTGGAGACCACCACCGGGGCATTCCTCTTCGTCTGCGACACCCTCTTCGGAACCGCCGAGCAGGCGCTGGGCAACCCCATGGCCGTGCTCTGGACCGGGACCATCGTGTTCACGGCGCTGCGGGGCAAGCGCAGCCTGGCCCTCTTCGCGGGAGGGCTCGTGGCGGCTCAAACGGTGCTGCTCTACTTCCTGCTGGCCTGGCCCCGGCTGGCCGAGCCCATTCCCCTGATCTTCTCACCGCCGATGGTGATTCTGCGGGCCGCCTACTACTTCGTCATCGGATGGCTGGCGGCGCTCGTGGCCGGCTACCTCACGCACCGGGCCGAACAGGCGCTGCACGCCGTGCGCGAGAAGGAGCTGATGGGCAAGTACTTCCTCCACGAGCGGCTGGGGGTGGGCGGCATGGCGGAGGTGTTCCGCGCCACCTACAGCCCCGAGGGCGGCTTCGAGAAGCAGGTGGCCATCAAGCGCATCCTCCCGGCCTACGCCGAGGACGAGGACTTCGTGACGCTGTTCCGTCGGGAGGCGGAGCTGGGCTCGCTGCTCAACCACCCCAACATCGTCCAGGTGCTCGACGTGGGCCGCTTCGGGGACACCTACTTCATGGCCATGGAGCACATCGAGGGCATGTCCCTGCGCGAGCTGCTCAAGAGCCACGGGCCGCTGCCGCTGGCGGTGGTGGCGTACCTCGGGGCCGAGCTGGGCCAGGCGCTCGACTACGTGCACCAACGCACCTCGAGCGAGGGACTGCCGCTCAACCTCGTGCACCGGGACGTGAATCCGCCCAACATCCTGCTGTCGCGCATCGGCGAGGTGAAGCTGGGGGACTTCGGCGTGGCCCGCGCGGCCATTCACGTCCGGCTCACGCAGGCGGACCGGGTGCGCGGCAAGCTGGGCTACCTGGCGCCGGAGCAGGCGCGAGGCCAGGCCTTCGACGGGCGAGCGGATCTCTTCGCGCTCGGGCTCACGCTGCACGAGGCGCTCACGGGACAGCGCGTCTTCCAGGGGGAGGATGCCTCGGACATGGTGCGCGGCGCCCCGCCGCCCTTCCTCGTGCCGCCCTCTGTACATCGCCCTGAAGTGCCCCCGGCGCTGGATGCCGCCCTCATGGACCTGCTGCGGTGGCAGGTGGCGGAGCGCACGCACCGGGGCCAGCGGCTGCGCGAGCAACTGTGTGTCCTGACGGGAGAGTCCGCGCCCTATCCCCACGGACAGCGAGAGCTGGGCCGCATCGTGCAGGAAGCCCTCGCGCGCAAGGAGGGCCGGGTTCCGGTGCGCAGGTCGGAGCAGGAGACCCGGGTGGAGTACATCCGCTCCCCGGTGAGCAGCGAGCAGCCCACGGCGGTGCTGCCGGGCGGAGGCCCGTTCGCGAACGGCTCACCGGAGTTCCCATGGCAGGAAGAAACGAAGCAGAAGTGA
- a CDS encoding chemotaxis protein CheA → MELDREHLLATFAEESEELLTGIEEILLSLEEHPDEARLRSIFRSAHSLKGAASALGLSGMTDVAHVLEDVLETLLERRPPVSDEHVTLLLAAVDRLRELVQAVLVGQERPAEEDAGLVARLRACCESLRQQEFPRVVYAGPAEASAVGGRRGRTLRVDVEKLDRIAILTGELAIARTRLAQVLSTGTAEEALEVHHEADRLHEELQEEVMRVRMVPVGPLFRQHLRTVRDLTRVERKWARLVLEGEDVEVDTALVEGLREPLLHLVRNAVDHGMETPEERRASGKEACGTLVLRAFHEPGSLVVELSDDGRGLRYARLREKARELGMDPGRMTVEELEELIFLPGLSTAEAVTEVSGRGVGMDVVRRSVESLRGSVTLRSEEGKGTTVTLRVPLTLATIQGFSVGVGEETYVLPLAAVRECLELPADRSGQSGAGVLSLRGRSLPYLRLREVLGVDGPASARESVVVLGHGGSRAGLVVDALYGEGQCVLKPLGRLFRHLPGVSGSTILGSGRVGLVLDVPTLLRSAIRQRAAMG, encoded by the coding sequence TTGGAACTGGATCGCGAGCATCTGCTCGCTACCTTCGCGGAGGAGTCGGAAGAGCTCCTCACCGGAATAGAGGAGATTCTCCTCTCGCTGGAGGAGCACCCGGACGAGGCACGGCTGCGGTCCATCTTCCGGAGCGCGCACTCTCTGAAGGGGGCGGCGAGCGCGCTGGGCCTCTCTGGAATGACGGACGTGGCGCACGTGCTGGAGGACGTGCTGGAGACACTGCTGGAGCGGCGTCCGCCGGTATCCGACGAGCACGTGACGCTGCTGCTGGCGGCGGTGGATCGGCTGCGGGAGTTGGTGCAGGCGGTACTGGTGGGACAGGAGCGGCCGGCGGAGGAGGACGCGGGGCTGGTGGCGCGACTGAGGGCTTGCTGCGAGTCATTGCGCCAGCAGGAGTTTCCCCGGGTGGTGTACGCCGGGCCGGCCGAGGCGTCGGCGGTGGGTGGGCGGCGCGGGCGCACGCTGCGCGTGGACGTGGAGAAGCTGGACCGCATCGCCATCCTGACGGGAGAGCTGGCCATCGCGCGCACGCGGCTGGCTCAGGTGCTGAGCACGGGCACGGCCGAGGAGGCCCTGGAGGTGCACCACGAGGCGGACCGCCTCCACGAGGAGTTGCAGGAAGAGGTGATGCGGGTGCGGATGGTGCCGGTGGGCCCGCTCTTCCGGCAGCACCTGCGCACGGTGCGCGACCTGACGCGGGTGGAGCGCAAGTGGGCGCGGCTGGTGTTGGAGGGCGAGGACGTGGAGGTGGACACGGCGCTGGTGGAGGGCCTGCGCGAGCCCCTGCTGCACCTGGTGCGCAACGCGGTGGACCACGGGATGGAGACGCCGGAGGAGCGGCGGGCGTCGGGGAAGGAGGCGTGCGGCACGCTGGTGCTCAGGGCCTTCCATGAGCCGGGCTCGCTGGTGGTGGAGCTGTCCGATGATGGCCGGGGTCTGCGCTACGCGCGGCTGCGAGAGAAGGCGCGCGAGCTGGGGATGGATCCTGGGCGGATGACGGTGGAGGAGTTGGAGGAGCTCATCTTCCTGCCGGGGCTGTCCACGGCGGAGGCGGTGACGGAGGTCTCCGGACGCGGGGTGGGCATGGACGTGGTGCGCCGGAGCGTGGAGTCGCTGCGGGGCTCGGTGACGTTGCGCAGCGAGGAGGGGAAGGGCACCACGGTGACGCTGCGGGTGCCGCTGACGCTGGCCACCATCCAGGGCTTCTCGGTGGGGGTGGGCGAGGAGACGTATGTGTTGCCGCTGGCGGCGGTGCGCGAGTGTCTGGAATTGCCCGCGGACCGCAGCGGGCAGTCCGGTGCCGGCGTCTTGAGTCTGCGAGGCCGTTCGCTGCCCTACCTGCGGCTGCGCGAGGTGCTGGGGGTGGACGGCCCCGCGTCGGCCCGGGAGAGCGTCGTCGTGCTGGGTCATGGTGGGAGCCGGGCGGGCCTGGTGGTGGACGCGCTGTATGGCGAGGGCCAGTGTGTCCTCAAGCCGCTGGGCCGGCTCTTCCGCCACCTGCCCGGCGTGTCCGGCTCCACCATTCTCGGCAGTGGTCGCGTGGGGCTCGTCCTGGACGTGCCCACCCTGCTGCGCTCCGCCATCCGCCAGCGGGCCGCCATGGGCTGA
- a CDS encoding methyl-accepting chemotaxis protein, with amino-acid sequence MLLKNFTIARKLQLGFGLLVVLLAAVIWASYVFFQMLVNNDGYYRSHDVRLELQAIGINVMDMEHRALEYAFTGNEDILESLPQRQAAFLESHARLNVLTARYPREQELLQQLVELYQQKYLPHLEHEVAMRRDVDAGRVPLERLVEYVKEDKGGKSMARMSSASELLRQEVLEQRRRLLEETDAQTLSVSRMLVTGGVVGPMLAVLLAWLLSRSIVRPLNEAMGLTGKLASGDLTATIEVRGRDEPARMMEGMREMVQRIGGVLGEVRGAVGSLSGASAQVAAAAQALSQGTSTQAASVEETTASLEQLSASISQNAETSKRLEMMAVKGAADAEESGLAVKETVEAMVAIAERISIVEEIAYQTNLLALNAAVEAARAGEHGRGFAVVASEVRKLAERSQKAAKEIGSLAGSSVKVAERSGLLLKELVPSIRKTAELVQQVTAASREQASGVVQMNRAMVLVDQVTQRNASAAEELSSTAEELAAQAESLQQMMTFFRVVEAGRAVLGMAQPARSLRPAPVHLPPPPMHSPAQGLKAVAHAVPVRLPTPSFSAVPEHAASNSDHDFKRF; translated from the coding sequence ATGCTTCTCAAGAACTTCACCATTGCCCGCAAGCTGCAGCTCGGATTTGGACTTCTCGTCGTGTTGCTCGCCGCCGTCATCTGGGCCTCCTACGTCTTCTTCCAGATGTTGGTGAACAATGATGGGTACTACCGCTCCCATGACGTGCGGCTGGAATTACAGGCCATCGGCATCAACGTGATGGACATGGAGCACCGGGCGCTGGAGTACGCCTTCACGGGCAACGAGGACATCCTCGAGTCGTTGCCCCAGCGTCAGGCCGCGTTTCTCGAGTCCCATGCCCGGCTGAATGTGCTGACGGCCAGATACCCGCGTGAGCAGGAGTTGCTGCAACAGCTCGTGGAGCTGTACCAGCAGAAGTACCTCCCCCACCTCGAGCACGAGGTGGCGATGCGCCGGGATGTGGACGCGGGCCGTGTCCCCCTGGAGCGGCTCGTCGAGTACGTGAAGGAGGACAAGGGAGGAAAGAGCATGGCGCGCATGTCCAGCGCATCGGAGCTCCTCCGGCAGGAAGTACTGGAGCAGCGCCGCCGTCTCCTGGAGGAGACCGACGCGCAGACGCTGTCTGTCTCGCGGATGCTGGTGACGGGAGGTGTGGTGGGGCCGATGCTGGCGGTGCTGCTGGCGTGGCTGTTGTCGCGCAGCATCGTCCGGCCGCTGAATGAGGCGATGGGGCTCACCGGCAAGCTGGCCTCGGGAGACCTCACCGCGACCATCGAGGTGCGCGGGCGGGACGAGCCGGCGCGGATGATGGAGGGGATGAGGGAGATGGTGCAGCGCATCGGCGGCGTGCTGGGCGAAGTGCGGGGAGCGGTGGGCTCGCTGTCGGGAGCCTCGGCGCAGGTGGCGGCGGCGGCGCAGGCGCTGTCGCAGGGGACCAGTACGCAGGCGGCCTCGGTGGAGGAGACGACGGCGAGCCTGGAGCAGCTGAGCGCCTCCATCAGCCAGAACGCGGAGACGAGCAAGCGGTTGGAGATGATGGCGGTGAAGGGCGCGGCGGACGCGGAGGAGAGCGGGCTGGCGGTGAAGGAGACGGTGGAGGCGATGGTGGCCATCGCGGAGCGGATCTCCATCGTGGAGGAGATCGCGTACCAGACGAACCTGCTGGCGTTGAACGCGGCGGTGGAGGCGGCGAGGGCGGGGGAGCACGGGAGGGGATTCGCGGTGGTGGCCTCGGAGGTGAGGAAGCTGGCGGAGAGGAGTCAGAAGGCGGCCAAGGAGATAGGGAGCCTGGCGGGCAGCAGCGTGAAGGTGGCGGAGCGCTCGGGGCTGTTGCTCAAGGAGCTGGTGCCGTCGATTCGCAAGACGGCGGAGCTGGTGCAGCAGGTGACGGCGGCATCCCGGGAGCAGGCGAGCGGAGTGGTGCAGATGAACCGGGCGATGGTGCTGGTGGACCAGGTGACGCAGCGCAACGCGTCGGCGGCGGAGGAGTTGTCGTCGACGGCGGAGGAGCTGGCGGCCCAGGCCGAGTCGTTGCAGCAGATGATGACGTTCTTCCGGGTGGTGGAGGCAGGGCGGGCGGTGCTGGGAATGGCGCAGCCGGCGCGCTCGCTGAGGCCCGCTCCGGTGCACCTCCCGCCCCCTCCCATGCACTCGCCAGCGCAGGGGTTGAAGGCGGTGGCGCATGCGGTGCCGGTGCGGCTGCCGACCCCGTCATTCTCGGCGGTACCCGAGCACGCGGCGTCCAACTCGGACCACGACTTCAAGCGCTTCTAG